One genomic segment of Desulfovibrio sp. JC010 includes these proteins:
- a CDS encoding serine/threonine protein kinase: MSKEVRDLIKLHLPDYSGSRFGNLYTDTTEFMNIDFSDVIQLGDEHFLVSKNEMERRFGLDDPKYWVKRCKRLENGQPQILKLAFYEKFPMNIGPFKIECYRSPRKEARILDLVRGDMRFMQGYSDNDSAGNNVRVLDIIRGKRLDVWVHNIPVDHRTYFHEHFPEIFEKYIGACEAIKFLHDNDEKHGDVRRDHLWVEYGTGDYRWIDFDYAFELYENPFGLDVFGLGSILIYLVGKANLTSQTLHEYGIDPSMLSSFSPGDYSVIIGNRIVNLRKIYDYIPASLNNILMHFSSSSSVFYESVDELIFDMNNSLKEIRGL, encoded by the coding sequence ATGAGCAAGGAAGTCCGTGATCTGATCAAATTGCATCTGCCTGATTACAGCGGTTCCCGTTTCGGGAATCTGTATACCGATACTACTGAATTCATGAATATTGATTTTAGTGATGTGATCCAATTGGGTGATGAACATTTCCTTGTCTCGAAAAATGAAATGGAACGCAGATTCGGCCTTGATGATCCCAAGTACTGGGTCAAAAGGTGCAAGCGGCTTGAGAACGGTCAGCCCCAGATCTTGAAACTTGCATTCTATGAGAAATTTCCCATGAATATCGGCCCATTCAAGATTGAGTGCTACCGCAGCCCGCGTAAGGAGGCCCGTATACTTGATCTGGTCCGGGGTGATATGCGTTTTATGCAGGGCTATTCAGACAACGACTCCGCAGGCAATAATGTCCGCGTTCTTGATATTATTCGCGGTAAGCGGCTTGATGTCTGGGTCCACAATATTCCCGTGGATCACCGGACCTATTTCCATGAGCATTTTCCTGAAATATTTGAAAAATATATCGGGGCCTGCGAGGCCATTAAATTCCTGCATGATAATGATGAGAAGCATGGTGATGTCCGGCGGGACCATCTCTGGGTGGAGTATGGGACCGGGGATTACCGCTGGATCGATTTTGATTATGCTTTTGAACTTTATGAGAATCCTTTCGGGCTCGATGTTTTCGGGTTGGGCAGTATTCTTATCTATCTGGTAGGCAAGGCCAACCTGACTTCTCAGACCCTGCATGAGTACGGTATTGACCCGTCCATGCTCTCTTCATTTTCTCCGGGGGACTATTCGGTAATCATCGGGAACAGAATCGTTAATCTGCGTAAGATTTATGATTACATCCCCGCATCATTAAATAATATTCTTATGCATTTTTCATCCTCAAGCTCGGTTTTCTACGAGAGTGTGGATGAATTGATCTTCGATATGAATAACAGTTTGAAGGAGATACGCGGGTTGTAA
- a CDS encoding ABC transporter substrate-binding protein, whose amino-acid sequence MFFIESYHSDYKWDQEMLSGLDSVFGDMVDLYNFQMDTKRLAVDCYSERASLAWERYLEINPDVVIVSDDNALMLLAGRFLKTDTPVVYMGINNNPRNYAPLGKNITGVLERPLYKRTIKYLKDMLVFRGEKVLILLDKGTTSGAFKASVFQNRDSLIISGIETDIKLLSSFDTWKDAVRNARANGYKAIVIGLYHRIFENGVHVDSEDVLKWTSANSTVPVFAFWEMSVGKGKAVGGMVLSGEVQGRAAGKMVQKIIDGTPVESITPVIPTQGEFVFSQSELDRWKIRLPRYIKKQARILK is encoded by the coding sequence GTGTTCTTTATTGAAAGCTATCATAGCGACTACAAATGGGATCAGGAAATGCTCTCCGGCCTTGATTCTGTGTTTGGCGATATGGTTGATCTCTATAATTTTCAGATGGATACCAAGAGGCTGGCAGTTGATTGTTACTCGGAACGTGCCAGCCTTGCCTGGGAGCGTTATCTGGAGATCAATCCCGATGTGGTGATTGTCTCAGATGATAATGCTTTGATGCTTCTAGCCGGACGTTTCCTCAAGACTGACACTCCTGTGGTTTATATGGGCATCAATAATAATCCCCGCAATTACGCACCCCTTGGGAAAAATATTACCGGGGTACTGGAGCGTCCGCTTTATAAAAGAACTATTAAGTATTTAAAGGATATGCTTGTTTTCCGGGGGGAGAAGGTTTTGATCCTGCTGGATAAGGGTACAACCTCCGGGGCTTTCAAGGCTTCTGTTTTTCAAAATAGAGACAGTCTGATCATAAGCGGCATTGAGACTGACATCAAATTGTTATCTTCATTTGATACATGGAAAGACGCGGTGAGAAATGCCCGTGCGAACGGCTACAAGGCAATAGTTATCGGTCTGTATCACCGGATTTTTGAAAACGGTGTTCATGTGGATAGTGAAGATGTCTTGAAATGGACTTCTGCCAACTCTACAGTTCCCGTCTTTGCGTTCTGGGAAATGAGTGTCGGCAAGGGCAAGGCTGTCGGCGGTATGGTATTGAGCGGGGAAGTGCAGGGGCGTGCTGCAGGCAAAATGGTCCAGAAAATTATTGATGGAACCCCGGTGGAGTCCATTACACCTGTCATCCCGACACAGGGTGAGTTTGTGTTCAGTCAATCAGAACTGGACAGGTGGAAAATCAGGCTTCCTCGCTATATCAAAAAGCAGGCCCGGATACTCAAGTAG
- a CDS encoding arsenate reductase ArsC, which translates to MMNKINLLFLCTGNSCRSQMAEGWTRHLKDDRVNVYSAGIETHGLNPSAVKVMAEAGVDISGHKSQHIDELRDVPIDIVVTVCNHAHETCPFFPGGSKVVHVGFDDPPHMAKEIAEKGGSAEEQMDCFRRVRDDIRKFVETLPEALVD; encoded by the coding sequence ATGATGAATAAGATAAATCTTCTCTTTTTATGTACCGGCAACTCTTGTCGCAGCCAGATGGCCGAGGGCTGGACCCGTCATCTGAAAGATGACCGGGTCAATGTTTATTCCGCGGGAATCGAAACCCACGGCCTGAATCCCAGCGCGGTAAAGGTTATGGCTGAAGCCGGGGTGGATATTTCCGGTCACAAGTCCCAGCACATTGATGAACTTCGGGATGTGCCTATTGATATAGTGGTCACAGTCTGTAACCACGCCCATGAAACATGTCCTTTCTTTCCCGGTGGAAGCAAGGTTGTTCATGTGGGTTTTGACGACCCGCCGCATATGGCAAAGGAAATCGCTGAAAAGGGCGGTTCTGCTGAAGAGCAGATGGACTGCTTCCGCAGGGTCCGTGATGATATCAGGAAATTTGTGGAGACATTGCCCGAAGCTCTGGTTGACTAA
- a CDS encoding alpha-hydroxy-acid oxidizing protein, translating into MKEIRDNARELMKGYCKVCPVCNGKACVGEVPGMGGLGTASSFKNNVKALEDLKLNMRTIHEFSEPDTSVNVMGIDLDIPVIAAPIGGVEFNMGGKVSELDYITNKLKGCKEKGIIGCTGDGVPPFIHESGFAAIKDVAGHGIPFIKPWEDKELNEKLRKAEETGSKIIGMDIDAAGLITLKKMGRPVTPKCMRKLREIIESVNADFILKGIMTPDEARMAIDAGAKGIVVSNHGGRVLDSCPGTAEVLFEISRAVAGQCSVMVDGGVRTGSDVLKMLALGADAVMIGRPFSIATMGGLLEGVEKYIDQLKAELTAAMVLTGTEKASFVDIRVLYR; encoded by the coding sequence ATGAAAGAAATACGTGATAATGCTCGTGAATTGATGAAAGGCTACTGCAAAGTCTGCCCCGTTTGTAACGGTAAAGCCTGCGTGGGCGAGGTTCCCGGCATGGGCGGACTGGGTACCGCATCCAGCTTCAAGAACAATGTTAAGGCTCTAGAAGATCTGAAGCTGAACATGCGCACCATCCATGAATTCAGTGAACCGGACACTTCAGTCAATGTCATGGGCATCGACCTTGATATCCCGGTCATTGCCGCCCCCATCGGCGGTGTGGAATTCAACATGGGCGGCAAGGTCAGCGAGCTGGACTACATCACCAACAAGCTCAAAGGCTGTAAGGAAAAAGGAATTATCGGCTGCACAGGAGACGGGGTACCGCCCTTTATCCATGAAAGCGGCTTTGCGGCTATCAAAGATGTTGCCGGACACGGCATTCCCTTTATCAAGCCCTGGGAAGATAAAGAACTGAACGAGAAACTCCGGAAAGCGGAAGAAACCGGAAGTAAGATCATCGGCATGGATATCGATGCTGCGGGCCTGATCACCCTTAAAAAAATGGGCCGCCCGGTTACCCCCAAATGCATGCGCAAACTGCGCGAGATTATAGAATCCGTCAATGCCGACTTCATCCTCAAAGGCATCATGACCCCGGATGAAGCACGCATGGCAATTGATGCCGGAGCAAAAGGCATCGTTGTTTCCAACCACGGTGGACGCGTGCTCGATTCCTGCCCCGGCACAGCGGAGGTGCTCTTTGAAATTTCCCGCGCTGTTGCCGGACAGTGTTCCGTAATGGTCGACGGCGGCGTACGCACCGGAAGCGACGTGCTTAAAATGCTGGCACTGGGCGCGGATGCAGTCATGATCGGCCGCCCCTTCTCCATTGCCACCATGGGCGGTCTGCTGGAAGGTGTTGAAAAATACATCGACCAGCTCAAAGCAGAACTCACCGCTGCCATGGTTCTCACCGGGACTGAAAAGGCTAGCTTTGTGGATATCAGGGTTCTGTACCGTTAA
- a CDS encoding ABC transporter ATP-binding protein: MIKIEKLNVELPEFALRDINLHIPEGDFFTLLGPTGSGKSVLLETIAGLVPVASGSIKISGNEIVHLPPEKRGLSIVYQDYALFPHLSVLENIIFGAKYQGISEEKAVCEASELAEKLNISHLLPRTPRHLSGGERQRAAIARALLVKPKVLLLDEPLSALDPSFRQEVQDLLKDLHRETGITFVMVTHDFDEALYLSTNGAIIRNGELVRKGKIRDIFNSPGSEFVAGFVGMNNTFPCIPMKDSVKLGDLILDCRMEKQGSETMLAFRPEEVLLGSEIGEHNGQNSFYGIIKGITAGGFHIRVTLDYEGLEIFALVPRKMIGNGELEPGLPIKVAIPEQSLHLF, encoded by the coding sequence ATGATTAAAATCGAAAAACTCAATGTTGAACTGCCCGAATTCGCCCTGCGGGACATCAACCTGCATATCCCCGAAGGCGACTTTTTCACCCTGCTCGGCCCCACCGGGTCTGGTAAATCCGTGCTGCTGGAAACCATCGCCGGGCTGGTCCCGGTAGCTTCAGGATCCATCAAAATTTCGGGCAATGAAATTGTACACCTGCCTCCGGAAAAACGGGGCCTGTCCATTGTCTATCAGGACTACGCTCTTTTTCCGCACTTAAGCGTACTGGAAAACATAATCTTCGGTGCCAAATATCAGGGCATCAGTGAAGAAAAAGCCGTTTGCGAGGCTTCCGAACTTGCGGAAAAGCTGAATATCTCCCACCTTCTGCCCCGCACCCCGCGCCACCTTTCCGGCGGGGAACGCCAGCGTGCAGCCATTGCCCGCGCCCTGCTGGTAAAGCCCAAAGTACTGCTGCTGGATGAACCGCTCTCTGCACTGGACCCGTCTTTCCGGCAGGAAGTTCAGGACCTGCTCAAAGATCTGCACCGCGAAACCGGGATTACTTTTGTGATGGTCACCCACGACTTTGATGAAGCTCTCTACCTCTCCACCAACGGGGCTATCATCAGGAACGGCGAACTGGTCCGCAAAGGAAAAATCCGCGATATTTTCAACTCCCCCGGTTCAGAGTTTGTGGCCGGATTCGTAGGCATGAATAACACTTTCCCCTGCATTCCCATGAAAGACTCCGTAAAACTGGGCGACCTGATACTTGATTGCAGGATGGAAAAACAAGGGTCAGAAACAATGCTGGCCTTCAGGCCCGAAGAAGTGCTGCTGGGTAGTGAAATAGGTGAACACAACGGACAGAACAGCTTCTACGGTATCATCAAGGGCATCACTGCCGGAGGATTCCATATCCGGGTCACTCTGGATTATGAAGGTCTGGAAATTTTCGCCCTTGTACCGCGCAAGATGATCG
- the rsgA gene encoding ribosome small subunit-dependent GTPase A, whose translation MNQKQYSLTELGWKKSFKDQFEAENSTELIPARVTMTHKGHLVVSTGESELLLKIAGKGIGSLNEQPTVGDWLLMDRETMVPVKVLPRTSLLQRMAPGQEVKLQPIAANIDTLFIVSSCNSEFNLNRIERYISLALEAGVNFVLVLTKEDLTAEALEYRKQADHLFDGMPIMTINGKDPQSVECLQKWFKPGETIAMLGSSGVGKTTLLNTVNGTEKEKTGAIRQGDDKGRHTTTTRSLHVMPTGALLIDVPGIRELQLHDCHAGIDRAFSEIVEAEEMCRFSDCSHEREPGCGVREALENNTITRRRLENYLKLKEEAEKNTAEIAERAKKKSGKKKKYSRKWKKK comes from the coding sequence TTGAATCAAAAACAATATTCACTCACTGAACTGGGCTGGAAAAAAAGCTTCAAAGACCAGTTTGAAGCTGAAAACAGTACCGAACTTATTCCCGCACGTGTAACCATGACCCACAAGGGGCATCTGGTTGTTTCTACCGGAGAATCCGAACTGCTGCTCAAAATTGCCGGAAAAGGCATCGGCAGCCTGAACGAACAGCCCACCGTAGGCGACTGGCTGCTCATGGACCGCGAAACAATGGTCCCGGTAAAAGTACTGCCGCGCACCAGCCTGCTGCAACGCATGGCCCCCGGTCAGGAAGTAAAGCTGCAACCAATTGCCGCCAACATCGATACACTTTTCATCGTCTCCTCCTGCAACAGCGAATTCAATCTGAACCGCATTGAACGATACATCTCCCTCGCCCTTGAGGCCGGGGTAAATTTCGTACTCGTGCTGACCAAGGAAGACCTGACCGCAGAAGCACTGGAATACCGCAAGCAGGCCGATCATCTTTTTGATGGAATGCCGATCATGACCATCAACGGCAAGGACCCGCAAAGTGTTGAATGCCTCCAGAAATGGTTCAAACCCGGCGAAACCATAGCCATGCTCGGCTCATCCGGGGTCGGCAAAACCACCCTGCTCAACACCGTCAACGGCACGGAAAAAGAAAAGACCGGGGCCATCCGTCAGGGTGACGACAAAGGCCGTCACACCACGACCACCCGCTCCCTGCACGTAATGCCCACCGGAGCACTGCTTATCGACGTTCCGGGCATCCGCGAATTGCAGCTACACGACTGCCATGCCGGGATCGACCGTGCTTTCAGCGAAATTGTGGAAGCAGAAGAAATGTGCCGCTTTTCCGATTGCAGCCATGAGCGCGAACCCGGCTGCGGAGTGCGCGAGGCCCTTGAAAACAACACCATCACCCGCCGCAGGCTGGAAAATTACCTCAAGCTCAAAGAAGAAGCCGAAAAAAACACCGCTGAAATCGCTGAACGGGCCAAGAAAAAATCAGGCAAAAAGAAAAAATATTCCCGTAAGTGGAAGAAGAAATAA
- a CDS encoding sulfite exporter TauE/SafE family protein, translating to MFSTLLIFVVLGIFAGIMAGLLGIGGGLVIVPILVFTLPPLGIPEVHLMHIALGTSLASIIFTSISSMRSHNKRGAVRWDIFKAITPGIILGTFLGSISTSFMNTNFLKGIFVVFLYYVASQMLFGLKPKASRQVPGTKGMFAAGNVIGIFSSLVGIGGGTLSVPFLTMCNIVIHTAIGTAAAIGLPIAIAGTAGYVWTGIGVEGLPHYCIGYVYLPALIGIVSASMLTAPIGVRLAHSLPVGKLKKIFAVLLIIVATRMLISIF from the coding sequence ATGTTCTCCACCTTACTGATTTTCGTTGTACTCGGTATTTTTGCCGGAATTATGGCCGGACTGCTCGGCATCGGCGGCGGACTGGTCATTGTGCCCATCCTCGTCTTCACCCTGCCTCCCTTAGGCATCCCGGAAGTGCACCTCATGCACATCGCATTGGGAACTTCCCTTGCCAGCATCATCTTCACTTCCATCTCCAGCATGCGTTCGCACAACAAACGCGGGGCTGTACGCTGGGATATATTCAAAGCCATAACTCCGGGCATCATCCTCGGAACGTTTCTAGGTTCCATTTCCACTTCCTTTATGAACACCAATTTCCTGAAAGGAATCTTCGTGGTCTTCCTCTACTACGTGGCCTCGCAGATGCTTTTCGGCCTCAAACCCAAAGCTTCCCGGCAGGTGCCCGGCACTAAAGGGATGTTTGCAGCCGGTAACGTCATCGGTATCTTTTCCAGTCTTGTGGGTATCGGCGGCGGAACCCTTTCCGTACCCTTCCTGACCATGTGCAACATCGTCATCCATACCGCCATCGGCACTGCTGCTGCCATCGGTCTGCCCATCGCCATTGCCGGAACTGCCGGATACGTCTGGACCGGAATCGGTGTGGAAGGCTTGCCCCATTACTGCATCGGTTATGTTTACCTGCCCGCCTTGATCGGTATCGTTTCAGCCAGTATGCTGACCGCTCCCATCGGCGTACGGCTGGCCCACAGCCTGCCCGTAGGCAAGCTCAAAAAGATTTTCGCAGTGCTGCTGATAATTGTGGCTACCAGAATGCTTATTTCTATATTCTAA
- a CDS encoding FadR/GntR family transcriptional regulator — MDSNPTKTVHQSVARQIAELIESGNLKKGDKLPAERALAEKFKVSRSSIREAIKSLAQKNLVESRRGDGTYILADMDADIFDAFTTAFSDQKKRISDIFQFRKVIEPEIAALAAASMDEETLNRMKVIVCDQQMQAQSGKNTSELDASLHHEIAKATGNSIFPEMMQALDRIMKESRSEILQPPARQQASIAAHFKILEAFENRDPALARETMRQHISEVEEAATGRDSSK, encoded by the coding sequence ATGGATTCAAATCCGACAAAAACAGTGCACCAGTCAGTGGCCCGGCAGATTGCCGAGCTTATTGAATCGGGCAATCTAAAAAAAGGCGACAAGCTGCCTGCGGAGCGTGCTCTGGCGGAAAAATTCAAGGTTTCCAGAAGCTCTATCCGCGAAGCCATCAAATCGCTGGCCCAGAAAAATCTGGTGGAAAGCCGCCGCGGTGACGGAACTTACATTCTAGCGGATATGGATGCGGACATCTTCGATGCCTTCACCACAGCTTTCAGCGACCAGAAAAAACGCATCAGCGACATTTTCCAGTTCAGAAAAGTAATTGAACCGGAAATCGCCGCGCTGGCCGCCGCTTCCATGGACGAAGAAACACTGAACCGCATGAAGGTCATAGTCTGCGATCAGCAGATGCAGGCCCAAAGCGGTAAAAACACCAGCGAGCTCGATGCCTCTCTGCATCATGAAATCGCCAAGGCAACCGGGAACTCCATTTTCCCGGAAATGATGCAGGCCCTTGACCGCATCATGAAAGAAAGCCGCAGCGAAATCCTGCAACCGCCCGCAAGGCAGCAGGCTTCCATTGCCGCACATTTCAAAATCCTTGAAGCATTTGAAAACCGGGACCCGGCGTTGGCCCGTGAAACCATGCGCCAGCACATCTCAGAAGTGGAAGAAGCGGCAACAGGCCGTGATTCATCTAAATAA
- a CDS encoding universal stress protein — METMKMLIAFDGSENSFKAVEYVGNIARNCSGCEIVILYVERLPDKDLFNDDAAWEKQCAENEQAIKDKLAEAEKKLVSMGVNPGEVMTEYFASCKSPFHETDICSTGRSIGMDILRIREEGEYGTIVIGRRGVSKAEEFLFGSVSTKVVQSAVGCTVWVVN, encoded by the coding sequence ATGGAAACCATGAAGATGTTGATTGCTTTTGACGGTTCAGAGAATTCATTCAAGGCTGTGGAATATGTGGGTAATATTGCCCGCAATTGTTCCGGCTGCGAGATTGTTATTCTTTATGTGGAAAGACTGCCGGATAAGGATTTATTTAATGATGATGCTGCCTGGGAAAAACAATGCGCAGAGAATGAGCAGGCTATCAAGGATAAACTGGCTGAGGCTGAAAAGAAGCTGGTTTCCATGGGAGTTAATCCCGGTGAAGTAATGACCGAGTATTTTGCCAGCTGCAAATCCCCGTTCCATGAAACAGACATCTGCTCCACCGGACGCAGTATCGGCATGGATATTCTGCGTATCCGCGAGGAGGGTGAATACGGAACCATCGTCATCGGCAGGCGTGGGGTCAGCAAGGCTGAGGAGTTTTTGTTCGGTTCTGTCTCCACAAAAGTCGTTCAGTCAGCTGTTGGGTGCACTGTCTGGGTTGTGAACTGA
- a CDS encoding L-serine ammonia-lyase produces the protein MESLRELYRIGVGPSSSHTMGPRMAAERFLEKHSDAPRFRVTLFESLAATGKGHLTDWAVLSVLGDEKTELIWKAEEKMPEHPNGMYFEALDDSGAVVGEWKGYSVGGGAIREEGVPASNAEPVYGLSTIADIMAHCEDKGITYWEYVEQCEGLEIWDFLRGVWIVMEASLERGLEQEGVLPGSIGLRRQAKSYYRRTKHAGPDMQLTGMTTAYALAVSEENAGGGEIVTAPTCGSCGIVPATLRYLKDTQEHIKENDLLRALATAGLFGNVIKTNASISGAEVGCQGEVGSACAMAAAAATQLMGGTLRQIEYAAEMGLEHHLGLTCDPVDGLVQIPCIERNACASTRALARAQMSILSDGSHRIPFDEVVEVMKKTGHDLPSLYRETAEGGLAKAYNEREK, from the coding sequence ATGGAGTCTTTAAGAGAGTTATACCGTATTGGAGTGGGGCCTTCTTCCAGTCATACAATGGGACCGCGTATGGCTGCGGAAAGGTTTTTGGAAAAACATTCTGATGCGCCCCGGTTCAGGGTTACACTTTTTGAGAGTCTTGCCGCTACTGGCAAGGGACACCTTACTGACTGGGCTGTTCTCAGCGTTCTGGGCGATGAAAAAACTGAGTTGATCTGGAAAGCTGAAGAAAAGATGCCCGAGCATCCTAACGGTATGTATTTCGAGGCCTTGGACGATTCCGGAGCGGTAGTAGGGGAATGGAAAGGTTACAGTGTGGGCGGCGGAGCCATCCGTGAAGAAGGTGTTCCTGCGTCAAATGCCGAACCAGTTTACGGACTCAGCACTATTGCTGACATTATGGCTCATTGTGAGGATAAGGGCATCACATACTGGGAGTATGTGGAGCAATGCGAGGGGCTTGAAATCTGGGATTTTTTGCGAGGGGTATGGATTGTGATGGAAGCCTCCCTTGAACGCGGTCTGGAGCAGGAGGGCGTTCTGCCCGGTTCCATCGGGCTGCGCAGGCAGGCTAAATCGTACTACCGCCGCACCAAGCATGCGGGGCCCGACATGCAGCTTACCGGGATGACAACAGCCTATGCGCTTGCTGTTTCCGAAGAAAATGCCGGAGGCGGTGAGATCGTAACCGCACCCACCTGCGGATCATGCGGCATTGTTCCCGCAACCTTGCGCTATCTCAAAGATACTCAGGAGCATATCAAGGAAAATGATCTGCTCCGCGCGCTGGCCACTGCCGGTTTGTTCGGTAATGTGATCAAAACCAACGCATCCATTTCCGGTGCTGAGGTGGGGTGTCAGGGTGAGGTCGGTTCGGCCTGTGCCATGGCAGCTGCTGCCGCCACCCAGCTTATGGGCGGAACCCTGCGCCAGATTGAGTATGCTGCGGAAATGGGCCTTGAGCATCATTTGGGCCTGACCTGTGATCCCGTGGACGGGCTGGTGCAGATTCCCTGCATTGAGCGCAATGCCTGCGCTTCCACCCGCGCCCTTGCCCGTGCCCAGATGTCCATTCTTTCCGACGGCTCCCATCGCATCCCCTTTGATGAGGTTGTGGAAGTGATGAAGAAGACCGGGCACGACCTGCCCAGCCTCTACCGCGAAACAGCTGAAGGCGGGCTGGCAAAAGCTTATAACGAGCGCGAGAAGTAA
- a CDS encoding ABC transporter permease, giving the protein MRKFHKTSVSSIVSTVLVLGFILVPLSQLILGSSYEEMLQTIMDPDVRAAITRSMLCSGLAAFISFAIGTPFAFLLARKDFKGKALVESIIDMPIMIPHPVIGIALLSIAGRNHWIGQMLMDAGIRIMGTNTGIVAVLVFVGLPFYLNAARDGFEAVPERLEKAARTLGASPTQTFFRVTLPLAWRSLLTGMIMCMARALSEFGAVVIVAYHPMIAPVLMYERFTAYGLSYSRPVAIWLIFLSLVLFAALRLLSRGLGSRES; this is encoded by the coding sequence ATGAGAAAATTTCACAAGACATCAGTCAGCTCCATTGTTTCCACCGTGCTGGTCCTCGGCTTCATTCTTGTCCCCTTAAGCCAGTTGATCCTCGGTTCCAGCTATGAGGAAATGCTCCAGACCATTATGGACCCGGATGTGCGTGCGGCCATCACCCGCAGTATGCTCTGTTCCGGGCTGGCGGCATTCATATCTTTCGCCATCGGCACTCCCTTCGCTTTCCTGCTGGCCCGCAAGGACTTCAAAGGCAAAGCACTGGTGGAATCCATAATCGACATGCCGATCATGATCCCGCACCCGGTCATCGGTATCGCCCTGCTCTCCATAGCCGGACGCAACCACTGGATCGGCCAGATGCTGATGGATGCCGGAATCCGCATCATGGGCACCAATACCGGGATTGTGGCTGTGCTGGTCTTTGTAGGGCTCCCTTTCTACCTCAATGCCGCACGGGACGGATTTGAGGCCGTACCCGAACGGCTGGAAAAAGCGGCCCGCACCCTCGGAGCATCACCCACCCAGACATTTTTCCGGGTCACCCTGCCCCTTGCATGGCGTTCCCTTTTGACCGGAATGATCATGTGCATGGCCCGTGCGCTGAGTGAATTCGGCGCGGTGGTTATTGTGGCCTACCATCCCATGATCGCTCCGGTACTCATGTATGAACGGTTCACCGCCTACGGGCTTTCATATTCCCGCCCGGTGGCTATCTGGCTGATCTTTCTTTCACTGGTGCTCTTTGCGGCACTGCGACTTCTTTCACGCGGACTTGGGAGCAGGGAATCATGA
- the wtpA gene encoding tungstate ABC transporter substrate-binding protein WtpA: MRFISLGVMLVMLSLVSAMPAFAADEISGDVIMFHAGSLSVPLAKMEKEFEAMHPGVDIKREAGGSTKMARMISEVGKPADIMASADYVVIDKNLIPKYADFNIRFATNQLVLCYTDDSKYASEVNADNWYEILAKPGVVWGHSDPNLDPCGYRSVMVLQLAEKFYGKKGLFDKLISQRKKEWVRPKSVELISLLKTGNMDYAWEYLSVAVQHGLKYITLDKHINLSDYKYNNFYKQAKVTVSGKKPGTTIDRIGKSITYGITQIKDAPNKPAATAFMAYMLSPEGGLKILKEMGQPPFVPAIVPDEAMVKNMPAELQKLVKVKK, translated from the coding sequence ATGCGTTTTATATCTTTAGGAGTGATGCTCGTTATGCTTTCACTGGTATCAGCTATGCCCGCCTTTGCCGCAGATGAAATCAGCGGTGATGTGATCATGTTTCACGCAGGCAGCCTTTCTGTTCCCCTTGCCAAGATGGAAAAGGAATTCGAAGCCATGCATCCCGGTGTTGACATCAAACGTGAAGCCGGCGGTTCCACCAAAATGGCGCGCATGATTTCCGAAGTGGGCAAGCCCGCAGACATCATGGCTTCCGCCGACTATGTGGTCATCGACAAGAACCTGATCCCCAAATACGCGGACTTCAACATCCGTTTCGCCACCAACCAGCTGGTACTCTGCTACACCGACGATTCCAAATACGCTTCCGAAGTGAACGCAGACAACTGGTATGAAATCCTCGCCAAGCCCGGCGTTGTCTGGGGCCACTCCGATCCCAACCTCGACCCCTGCGGCTACCGCAGTGTCATGGTTCTGCAGCTGGCTGAAAAATTTTACGGCAAAAAAGGTCTCTTTGATAAGCTGATCTCCCAGCGCAAAAAAGAATGGGTCCGCCCCAAATCCGTTGAGCTGATCTCCCTGCTCAAGACCGGAAACATGGATTACGCATGGGAATACCTCTCCGTGGCAGTACAGCACGGTCTGAAATACATCACCCTCGACAAACACATCAACCTTTCCGACTACAAATACAACAACTTCTACAAGCAGGCTAAAGTGACTGTCAGCGGCAAAAAGCCCGGCACCACCATCGACCGTATCGGTAAATCCATCACCTACGGCATCACCCAGATCAAAGATGCCCCCAACAAGCCTGCCGCCACAGCTTTCATGGCTTACATGCTCTCCCCTGAGGGCGGCCTGAAAATCCTGAAAGAAATGGGCCAGCCCCCCTTTGTTCCGGCCATCGTTCCTGACGAAGCAATGGTCAAGAACATGCCTGCCGAGCTCCAGAAACTCGTCAAAGTAAAGAAATAA